One genomic segment of Sanyastnella coralliicola includes these proteins:
- a CDS encoding DUF1573 domain-containing protein: MRYLLIISLAVFLFACESSDDGVNTDMINIPSSASGEGADTKLPEITFDVPEFDYGTIAEGEVVRHNFEFENTGDAPLLISKVESTCGCTVMKDWPKEPIQPGENGEIVVEFNSSKREGSQRKKITVLANTVPTKNLIYMTGVVVGPNSQ; this comes from the coding sequence ATGAGATACCTACTGATCATATCCCTAGCTGTGTTCCTTTTCGCTTGCGAATCAAGTGATGATGGAGTCAATACTGACATGATCAATATTCCTTCATCAGCTTCTGGCGAAGGCGCTGATACGAAACTCCCGGAAATCACTTTTGACGTTCCCGAATTTGATTACGGAACCATTGCAGAAGGAGAAGTTGTTAGACACAACTTCGAATTTGAAAATACGGGTGATGCTCCCCTACTGATTTCTAAGGTGGAATCTACTTGCGGATGTACCGTAATGAAGGATTGGCCGAAAGAACCAATCCAACCAGGTGAAAACGGAGAAATCGTTGTTGAATTCAATAGCTCAAAGCGTGAGGGTTCACAACGCAAAAAGATCACCGTTCTAGCCAATACCGTACCTACTAAGAACTTAATCTACATGACCGGCGTGGTTGTCGGTCCGAATAGCCAGTAA
- a CDS encoding transcription antitermination protein NusB, with amino-acid sequence MLNRRHIRIKVMQALYAHYTEGEGDVKKSQEALFFSFDKMYEMYIYLFSLIIEMQGAAIEKIEAGKNKKLPTQEDLHPNTKFVTNRVIRTLVHSKSLKKAADDTGVSWADQKELVKKVFKDLIETEDYKEYMESDERGFDHDREFLLRFFKRHMINVELLHDFFEEKSIFWNDDLDIVSSMTIKTIKTISDGDDDVNLLELWDSSDDEELEFAKNLFVKTLSQGEENEKFIQESTKNWEIERIASLDTILMKMALAEARTFETVPLKVTLNEYIELSKYYSTPKSNGFINGVLDQLFAKLKEDGVIKKIGRGLLQ; translated from the coding sequence ATGCTAAACCGCAGGCATATTCGCATCAAAGTGATGCAGGCATTGTACGCCCATTACACTGAAGGCGAAGGAGATGTGAAGAAGTCGCAAGAAGCGTTGTTCTTCTCATTTGACAAGATGTATGAAATGTACATCTACCTCTTCTCCCTCATCATTGAGATGCAAGGAGCTGCGATTGAAAAGATCGAAGCCGGTAAAAACAAGAAGCTTCCTACTCAGGAAGACCTGCACCCAAACACGAAGTTTGTTACCAACCGAGTGATTCGCACGCTAGTGCATAGCAAATCTCTCAAGAAGGCGGCAGACGACACTGGTGTTAGCTGGGCTGATCAGAAAGAGCTTGTAAAGAAGGTCTTTAAAGACTTGATCGAGACGGAAGACTACAAGGAGTACATGGAAAGCGACGAGCGTGGTTTTGATCACGACCGTGAGTTCCTGCTTCGTTTCTTCAAACGCCATATGATCAACGTTGAACTACTTCATGATTTCTTCGAGGAGAAAAGCATCTTCTGGAATGATGACCTAGACATCGTTTCATCAATGACGATTAAAACGATCAAAACCATCAGTGATGGAGACGATGACGTGAATCTTCTAGAATTATGGGATTCTAGCGATGACGAAGAGCTTGAATTTGCAAAGAACCTCTTCGTAAAGACACTCAGTCAAGGAGAAGAGAACGAGAAGTTCATTCAGGAGTCGACGAAAAACTGGGAAATCGAACGCATCGCATCGCTTGATACCATCCTCATGAAGATGGCGCTTGCGGAGGCACGTACTTTCGAGACGGTTCCGTTGAAAGTTACCCTCAACGAGTACATCGAACTCTCGAAATACTACAGCACACCTAAGAGTAACGGATTCATCAATGGTGTTCTTGATCAACTGTTTGCCAAACTAAAGGAAGACGGAGTCATCAAGAAGATCGGAAGAGGCTTACTTCAATAA
- a CDS encoding Glu/Leu/Phe/Val dehydrogenase dimerization domain-containing protein, protein MIGVNSNEAATSNATAAVIEQMSTYDHEQVLFCQDQATGLKAIIAVHNTTLGPSLGGTRMWNYASEADALKDVLRLSRGMTYKSALAGLNLGGGKAVIIGDSRTQKSEALFRRFGKFVNSLGGKYITAEDVGITTKDMEYVALETKHVAGLPEYMGGSGDPSPVTAYGVYMGMKAAAKQRWGSDSLEGKKVAVQGVGHVGAYLVEHLVSEKAIVTITDIHQPSIQKLVEKFGVTAVAPDDIYDVDMDIYAPCALGATVNDETLERLNCTIICGAANNQLANESKHGQIVRERGILYAPDYLVNAGGIINCYWEVTGYNRDAALSQTEEIYNTTLEIFKRSADLGIPSYQAANELAEARIKAIGKVKLTY, encoded by the coding sequence ATGATCGGAGTGAATTCAAATGAAGCGGCAACATCAAATGCAACCGCAGCTGTCATCGAACAGATGTCAACTTATGATCACGAGCAAGTGCTCTTCTGCCAAGATCAGGCAACAGGATTAAAAGCAATTATCGCAGTACACAATACAACTCTAGGCCCTAGCCTCGGAGGTACTCGTATGTGGAATTACGCCTCAGAAGCGGATGCGTTGAAAGACGTATTGCGTTTGAGCCGCGGTATGACCTACAAGTCTGCGCTAGCCGGCCTCAATCTTGGTGGTGGAAAAGCAGTGATCATCGGCGATAGCCGAACTCAAAAATCAGAAGCACTATTTCGTCGCTTCGGAAAATTCGTCAATAGCCTCGGTGGTAAATACATCACGGCTGAAGACGTAGGTATTACAACGAAAGACATGGAATACGTTGCTTTGGAAACAAAGCACGTTGCCGGTCTACCAGAATATATGGGCGGTTCAGGAGATCCATCTCCTGTAACGGCTTATGGTGTTTACATGGGTATGAAAGCTGCAGCTAAGCAACGTTGGGGCAGCGACAGCCTAGAGGGAAAGAAAGTTGCAGTGCAAGGTGTAGGCCACGTAGGCGCCTACCTTGTGGAGCACTTGGTGAGTGAAAAGGCTATCGTAACGATTACTGACATCCACCAGCCTTCTATCCAGAAACTCGTAGAGAAATTTGGAGTTACAGCCGTAGCGCCTGATGATATCTACGATGTTGATATGGACATCTATGCACCTTGTGCGCTAGGAGCAACTGTGAATGATGAAACGCTAGAGCGTTTGAACTGTACCATTATCTGTGGAGCAGCAAACAACCAGCTGGCCAATGAATCAAAGCACGGACAAATCGTTCGTGAACGCGGTATCCTCTACGCACCTGATTATCTTGTGAATGCCGGTGGTATCATCAACTGCTACTGGGAAGTTACTGGATACAACCGCGATGCGGCGCTCTCTCAAACTGAAGAAATTTATAACACAACACTTGAAATCTTCAAACGCTCTGCTGACCTTGGTATTCCAAGTTACCAAGCAGCGAATGAACTAGCGGAAGCTAGAATCAAAGCGATTGGAAAAGTGAAGCTGACCTACTAA
- a CDS encoding DUF4249 family protein has product MRRNLNILVLFSLATLFFLASCEKEIEVDLPAATPRMVVEGSIEQGQPPIVFLTMSQAYFDPIDLNAYQELIVRDADVYVTSNGNQVQLDLICSSDVPEELLPAVSELTGFTEEELALIDICLYTTFDESIWGVPGNTYDLRIERGEDLLTSRTKINTPIALDSAWFRIPGNPDPDDSLGFAFAILTDPDTLGNAYRWFARRVNTYPAWSENAGEVKDANYIAPLGSATDDAFFNGLSFEFGYFRGTAPGSNKEDDFNAEAGYFKVGDTIAIRGTVIDRGAFDYIISFEDQVATQGSPFASPANIRTNIEGGLGAWIGYGASYDTIICAAP; this is encoded by the coding sequence ATGCGTCGGAACCTCAATATTCTCGTGCTTTTCAGCTTAGCAACACTCTTCTTTCTAGCTTCTTGTGAGAAAGAGATTGAAGTAGACCTACCTGCGGCTACACCACGTATGGTCGTAGAAGGCAGCATAGAGCAAGGACAGCCGCCTATTGTATTCCTGACGATGAGTCAAGCTTACTTTGATCCCATTGATCTCAATGCGTATCAAGAGTTGATTGTACGCGATGCAGATGTTTACGTAACGTCGAACGGCAATCAAGTACAGCTCGATCTTATCTGCTCAAGTGATGTCCCTGAGGAGCTTCTGCCGGCGGTGTCTGAATTGACTGGTTTCACAGAAGAAGAGCTAGCGTTGATTGACATCTGTTTGTACACCACCTTTGACGAATCCATATGGGGAGTTCCAGGGAATACCTATGATTTACGTATCGAACGTGGAGAAGATCTGTTGACCTCACGAACGAAAATCAATACTCCAATTGCCCTTGACAGCGCTTGGTTTCGAATTCCAGGCAATCCTGATCCGGATGACTCGCTTGGTTTTGCCTTCGCCATCCTGACTGATCCTGATACCCTAGGGAATGCTTACCGTTGGTTTGCTCGTCGTGTGAATACTTATCCTGCATGGTCTGAAAATGCGGGTGAAGTCAAAGACGCGAATTACATTGCCCCATTGGGTAGCGCTACTGACGATGCCTTTTTTAATGGCTTAAGTTTTGAATTCGGTTACTTCCGTGGAACCGCTCCCGGATCAAATAAGGAGGATGACTTCAATGCCGAGGCAGGATATTTCAAAGTTGGGGATACCATTGCTATCCGTGGCACCGTTATTGATCGTGGAGCATTTGATTATATCATCAGCTTTGAAGATCAAGTTGCTACCCAGGGATCACCGTTTGCATCCCCAGCAAACATTCGGACAAACATCGAAGGAGGTTTGGGTGCTTGGATTGGCTACGGAGCTTCGTACGATACGATCATTTGCGCTGCGCCTTGA
- a CDS encoding DUF4139 domain-containing protein, whose translation MKIASPFLMAVLFAITPYFVGAQTNVNSQIDEVTVYLDGAVVERSGTVNLKAGPNELRFSGITQYIYPNSLQAAGGDNYVITSVSFQVDRDAQARYPAHIEAKRDSLDDAQFDKRAKQALRETFQEELLLLQQNRSINGNQNVLLVEDIEEMADFYRERIKEIKYKILELEDEEQDLVMLVSRLQRELQDFNANRPLNVGEIIVKLDAKKAGNVNLGVSYYVTQAGWIPMYDLRSKNTDSPVELTFRAKVRQGTGNDWDNVKLNLSSGNPSIGGNPPALSPWYLYLQQAYKSNGRRYKSASKAWENPAEGAYERMEEDAEGIVYSLEPGNVAMVNERLISTEFNLTVPYDIPSSNQFQEVQMQTISLNADYRHFAVPKLNTDAYLTADVVNWQQYSLLPGEASIYFEGDYVGTSYIDPYQTTDTLQLSMGRDPGVIIDHEQIKEFCKTSTFGGKKTTTKAHKITVMNTRPTAVTLRLEDQLPLTTDEDITIEATELSGGQHDLETGKVTWDLELAPGESKEIIISFTVKYPRKKPIANL comes from the coding sequence ATGAAGATCGCTTCACCATTTCTCATGGCGGTACTTTTCGCCATCACCCCATATTTCGTTGGGGCTCAAACCAATGTCAATAGTCAAATCGATGAAGTCACTGTGTACCTCGACGGAGCAGTAGTAGAACGTTCAGGGACTGTCAACCTGAAGGCTGGACCAAACGAGCTTCGCTTTAGTGGAATCACGCAGTACATCTATCCGAATAGCCTACAGGCCGCGGGCGGAGACAACTACGTCATCACCAGTGTTAGTTTCCAAGTCGACCGAGACGCACAGGCACGCTACCCGGCACATATTGAAGCGAAGCGAGATAGTTTGGATGATGCTCAATTTGACAAGCGAGCAAAGCAAGCCTTGCGAGAGACGTTCCAAGAGGAATTGCTATTGCTTCAGCAGAACCGATCAATCAATGGCAATCAAAACGTCTTGTTGGTTGAAGACATCGAAGAAATGGCTGATTTCTACCGTGAACGCATCAAAGAGATCAAATACAAGATTCTTGAGCTAGAAGATGAAGAGCAAGACTTGGTGATGCTCGTTTCTCGTCTTCAACGTGAGCTTCAAGACTTTAATGCGAATCGTCCGCTCAACGTGGGAGAGATCATTGTGAAGCTTGATGCGAAGAAAGCAGGGAACGTGAACTTGGGCGTAAGCTACTACGTAACGCAGGCAGGCTGGATTCCTATGTACGATTTGCGCTCAAAGAATACAGATTCACCGGTTGAACTGACCTTCCGAGCGAAAGTTCGTCAAGGAACGGGCAATGATTGGGATAATGTCAAGTTGAACCTTTCAAGTGGTAATCCAAGTATTGGTGGAAATCCGCCGGCGTTAAGTCCTTGGTATCTCTATTTACAACAAGCGTACAAAAGCAATGGTAGAAGATATAAAAGTGCTTCAAAGGCTTGGGAGAATCCGGCAGAAGGGGCGTACGAAAGAATGGAAGAAGACGCAGAAGGCATCGTATACAGCTTGGAGCCAGGAAACGTCGCCATGGTCAACGAACGATTGATTTCCACTGAATTCAACTTGACGGTCCCTTACGACATTCCTAGCTCGAATCAGTTCCAAGAAGTGCAAATGCAAACCATATCATTGAACGCTGATTACCGCCATTTCGCCGTTCCTAAATTGAATACGGATGCCTATCTCACTGCTGACGTTGTGAATTGGCAGCAGTATAGTCTTTTACCTGGAGAAGCTTCCATATACTTTGAGGGTGACTATGTAGGCACTTCTTACATTGATCCGTATCAAACAACGGATACTTTGCAGCTTTCAATGGGAAGAGATCCAGGTGTGATCATCGACCATGAACAGATCAAGGAGTTCTGTAAGACCTCTACTTTCGGAGGGAAGAAAACAACCACAAAAGCGCACAAGATCACGGTGATGAACACGCGTCCAACAGCAGTAACTCTTCGCTTAGAAGATCAGTTACCTCTCACCACAGACGAAGACATCACCATCGAAGCCACAGAGCTTTCAGGTGGCCAGCACGACCTTGAAACAGGTAAAGTGACTTGGGATCTTGAACTAGCGCCAGGAGAGAGCAAAGAGATTATCATTTCGTTTACGGTTAAATATCCGAGAAAGAAGCCGATAGCGAACCTCTGA
- a CDS encoding PDZ domain-containing protein: MRYQNLLKALFVLLAVFAVSFSQAQDKATVKIKKESNGEVEELEKEINLQNGDDIEAILKELDILDEFGNLEEGQAFEITVRKLNQNGEEQNYDLSFYPEKSSGRAFLGVYVDTANGPDGTRGARVSGIIDDTAASESDLQEGDIITKVGKYDVNSYDELVEAIKAHKPDEKVTIKYNRDGNEEKTKVTFGERPVEEIGFPWSGESFDFNGGDFEINLDNLYPDKYSEENFFKSEDMEERSFLGVTPGGCGPDAGVMLGSVIEGSSAESAGLEAGDLIKRFNGDLVHNWDELVTAIRGTSPGDQVTIEYRRGQNTMTTTTEIGSREYHNYEGLMVVPNLQGVDELGGQLYDMEIHLDDLGEGLEGLMESLEGMDEFGEGLDELMQGLEELSLAMERPDGFEVDSEVSIRLEIDNVTEEDMAIVNENADTKLRNANDLDMSNISFFPNPSSGQFALQFTLPANDPVRVMIYDQMGSLVYDEQINDFDGQYRNMLDLSDQADGVYYMQLMQGDKTYSKKLVKGS; this comes from the coding sequence ATGCGGTACCAAAATCTCCTTAAAGCCCTGTTTGTGCTGCTAGCTGTTTTCGCGGTTAGTTTCTCTCAAGCACAAGACAAAGCCACCGTTAAGATCAAGAAAGAATCCAACGGCGAGGTTGAAGAACTCGAGAAAGAGATCAACCTTCAGAATGGTGATGACATTGAGGCTATCCTCAAAGAACTCGACATCCTTGATGAATTCGGAAACCTTGAAGAAGGACAGGCCTTCGAAATTACTGTTCGCAAACTGAATCAAAACGGTGAAGAGCAGAACTACGACCTTAGCTTCTATCCTGAAAAAAGCTCTGGACGCGCATTCCTCGGTGTATATGTAGACACAGCAAACGGACCAGACGGTACCCGTGGAGCTCGTGTTTCAGGAATCATCGATGACACAGCGGCATCTGAAAGTGACCTTCAAGAAGGTGACATCATAACGAAAGTGGGTAAATACGACGTCAACAGCTACGACGAGTTGGTTGAGGCGATCAAAGCGCACAAACCAGATGAAAAAGTAACCATCAAGTACAACCGTGATGGAAACGAAGAAAAAACGAAAGTGACTTTCGGTGAGCGTCCAGTGGAAGAAATCGGTTTCCCATGGTCAGGAGAGTCATTTGACTTTAATGGCGGAGACTTCGAAATCAACCTCGATAACCTCTACCCTGACAAGTACAGCGAAGAAAACTTCTTCAAGAGTGAAGACATGGAAGAACGTTCGTTCCTTGGTGTTACTCCTGGAGGATGTGGACCAGATGCTGGTGTAATGCTAGGATCTGTGATCGAAGGATCATCCGCTGAATCAGCAGGTCTAGAAGCTGGTGACCTTATCAAGCGTTTCAATGGAGACCTCGTTCATAATTGGGATGAGCTCGTTACAGCGATCCGCGGAACATCACCAGGTGATCAGGTAACCATCGAATACCGTCGTGGACAGAATACCATGACAACAACCACTGAAATCGGCTCACGTGAGTACCATAACTACGAAGGACTGATGGTCGTTCCTAACCTTCAAGGAGTAGACGAGCTTGGGGGTCAGCTTTACGACATGGAAATTCACCTTGATGATCTCGGTGAAGGACTAGAAGGTCTTATGGAAAGCCTAGAAGGCATGGATGAGTTCGGTGAAGGACTGGACGAATTGATGCAAGGACTAGAAGAACTTTCACTCGCTATGGAGCGTCCTGATGGATTCGAAGTTGATTCTGAGGTCAGCATCCGTCTAGAAATCGACAATGTGACTGAGGAAGACATGGCCATCGTAAACGAAAACGCGGATACAAAGCTTCGCAATGCGAATGACCTCGATATGAGCAACATCTCATTCTTCCCTAACCCAAGTAGCGGTCAGTTTGCACTGCAGTTCACACTGCCTGCAAATGACCCCGTGCGCGTTATGATCTATGATCAAATGGGAAGCCTCGTATACGATGAGCAAATCAACGACTTCGACGGTCAATACCGCAATATGCTCGACCTATCTGATCAAGCTGACGGCGTATACTACATGCAGCTAATGCAAGGAGATAAAACATACAGCAAGAAATTGGTTAAAGGGAGTTGA
- a CDS encoding SpoIID/LytB domain-containing protein translates to MKLFHYILLAISILCFSDIDAQDQLRVGINGGDPHLNAQVFITEGSYVVTYNDKQVLDLPAASQIELTAQGSLVTLKYQGKVIGNYQRLIIQSQEWESKFRLSATQVSKKKSNYIYPDNLIVRALKGRLFLVNEASVERYVAGVTEAESGAKQELEYYKVQAIIARTYALANKDRHINEGFNVCDQVHCQAYHGIARYEYRIPIATWDTKDQVLVDSDINLITAAFHSNCGGHTLNSEYVWSKPLPYLVGRPDTFCLVMPHSNWEKRIPKEKWLNYLRSHEDFDFDEASDSLVMAFYPTERTRYFSDSLRNLRMTTIRRDMGLRSAFFVIDEDEEFVNFTGVGFGHGVGLCQEGAMRMARSGFRASEIIHYYYKEVHLIDKKYIDFFREE, encoded by the coding sequence GTGAAGCTATTTCATTACATACTTCTGGCAATAAGCATCTTATGCTTTTCTGATATCGACGCTCAGGATCAACTTCGAGTAGGGATTAATGGTGGAGATCCACACCTGAATGCTCAGGTGTTTATTACCGAAGGAAGCTATGTAGTCACCTACAATGACAAGCAAGTTTTAGACCTTCCCGCTGCTTCACAAATAGAACTCACCGCTCAAGGAAGTCTTGTGACGCTCAAGTATCAGGGCAAAGTTATTGGGAACTATCAGCGCCTGATCATTCAATCCCAGGAATGGGAAAGTAAGTTCAGATTATCGGCTACCCAGGTTTCTAAGAAGAAATCGAACTACATATATCCAGACAACCTCATTGTACGCGCTTTAAAGGGGCGTTTATTTCTTGTGAACGAAGCTTCTGTTGAGCGTTATGTGGCTGGAGTTACTGAAGCCGAATCTGGTGCAAAGCAAGAACTAGAGTATTATAAAGTGCAAGCAATCATAGCACGTACCTACGCTCTCGCCAATAAAGACCGCCACATCAACGAAGGCTTCAACGTATGTGATCAAGTGCATTGTCAAGCCTACCATGGGATTGCGCGTTATGAATACCGCATTCCCATTGCTACTTGGGATACGAAAGATCAAGTCTTAGTCGATTCTGACATCAACTTGATTACAGCTGCATTTCACTCGAACTGCGGCGGACACACATTGAATTCTGAATACGTCTGGAGTAAGCCTCTTCCCTATTTGGTGGGCAGACCTGACACCTTTTGCCTCGTCATGCCCCATAGCAATTGGGAGAAGCGAATTCCAAAAGAGAAATGGCTGAACTACCTGCGCTCCCATGAAGATTTTGACTTTGATGAAGCTTCTGATAGTCTCGTGATGGCATTCTACCCAACAGAGCGTACACGGTACTTCTCTGACAGCCTTCGAAATCTACGAATGACCACCATCAGAAGAGATATGGGACTTCGGTCCGCCTTCTTCGTGATTGATGAGGATGAGGAATTCGTCAATTTCACTGGTGTAGGATTTGGTCACGGAGTGGGCCTTTGTCAAGAGGGAGCCATGCGCATGGCACGTTCCGGATTCCGCGCTAGCGAGATCATACACTACTACTATAAAGAGGTGCATCTCATTGATAAGAAGTACATTGACTTCTTCCGCGAAGAATAA
- the lpxB gene encoding lipid-A-disaccharide synthase, producing the protein MKYYVIAGEASGDLHASNLMKAIAERDASPSFRAWGGDLMEEQGATLVKHYKDLAFMGFIEVLMNIRTILGNIKLCKEDILEYAPDAVILVDYPGFNLRIATFCREQGIPVYYYISPQVWAWKEGRVKRIKQDVTRMLTILPFEKDFYKGHGMEVDFVGHPLLDVIGKEEHSKSLSIETPGKEIIALLPGSRKQEISTMLPVMLEVAKRFPEYEFVVAGAPGQSPSFYEQFKSISDFNIVFGETYALFQKAKAGLVTSGTATLEAALHGMPQAVCYKGSSISYQIAKRLVKIKYISLVNLIMDKEVVRELIQGEMNTDLISKELSSLLDPNGKRQELLKGYAQLKEKLGGGGASGEAATIIVDDLKNKIQN; encoded by the coding sequence GTGAAATACTACGTCATTGCCGGAGAGGCTTCAGGAGATTTACATGCTTCAAATTTGATGAAGGCTATCGCCGAACGCGATGCTTCTCCCTCCTTTCGTGCTTGGGGCGGTGACCTCATGGAAGAACAAGGCGCTACACTCGTAAAACACTATAAAGACCTGGCATTCATGGGCTTCATTGAAGTCCTCATGAACATTCGTACCATTCTTGGCAACATCAAACTATGTAAGGAAGACATTCTGGAATATGCTCCAGATGCCGTGATTTTGGTTGACTACCCAGGTTTTAATCTGCGCATCGCCACTTTCTGCAGAGAACAAGGTATTCCGGTATACTACTACATCTCACCTCAAGTATGGGCCTGGAAAGAAGGGCGAGTGAAACGAATCAAGCAAGACGTAACACGTATGCTGACGATTCTCCCTTTTGAAAAAGACTTCTACAAAGGCCACGGGATGGAAGTAGACTTCGTCGGACATCCACTCTTAGACGTCATCGGCAAAGAGGAACACAGTAAAAGCCTATCGATCGAAACTCCTGGAAAAGAGATCATTGCATTGCTCCCTGGAAGCCGTAAGCAGGAAATTAGCACGATGTTGCCTGTGATGCTAGAAGTGGCCAAACGTTTCCCTGAATATGAATTCGTAGTCGCCGGTGCCCCTGGCCAATCGCCCTCTTTCTACGAGCAGTTTAAGTCAATCTCAGACTTCAATATCGTTTTTGGCGAGACCTATGCCCTTTTTCAGAAGGCAAAAGCTGGACTTGTGACTTCTGGAACAGCCACGCTAGAAGCCGCGTTGCATGGCATGCCTCAGGCTGTTTGCTATAAAGGAAGCAGCATCTCCTATCAAATCGCGAAACGCTTGGTAAAGATCAAGTACATCTCACTTGTCAACCTGATCATGGATAAAGAAGTGGTACGTGAATTGATTCAAGGAGAGATGAACACAGATCTTATTTCGAAAGAGTTAAGCTCACTACTCGACCCAAATGGAAAGCGACAAGAGCTGCTCAAAGGCTACGCCCAATTGAAAGAAAAATTGGGAGGCGGTGGTGCTTCTGGCGAAGCAGCAACCATTATCGTTGATGATCTGAAGAACAAAATTCAGAATTAA
- the surE gene encoding 5'/3'-nucleotidase SurE: protein MSTERPLILVTNDDGIFAKGIRNLIEVMVELGDVWVVAPDSPQSGMGHAVTINNILRLEEVDYPVSGVRAFSTSGTPVDCVKLAIYRVLDRKPDLLVSGINHGANSSINVIYSGTMSAAVEGAVESVPSIGYSLLDHSANADFEPCKPFVKKIAEAVLKNGVPKGSCLNVNIPKLPLEEIKGVKICRQAMGSWEDAFEKRQSPWGSEYYWMTGKFQNPDKGEDTDEWALANGYVSVVPTQFDLTNHHAIGTLNQWDFDL, encoded by the coding sequence ATGAGCACAGAACGCCCATTAATCTTAGTCACCAACGACGATGGCATTTTTGCCAAGGGAATCCGCAACTTGATCGAAGTAATGGTTGAGTTGGGTGATGTGTGGGTGGTCGCCCCAGATAGTCCGCAATCAGGCATGGGTCATGCTGTGACCATCAACAATATCCTTCGATTAGAAGAGGTGGATTACCCAGTTTCAGGGGTTCGTGCATTCTCAACGTCCGGCACTCCTGTGGATTGTGTGAAGCTGGCGATATATCGCGTCTTAGATAGGAAGCCTGACCTCTTGGTTTCAGGCATCAATCACGGAGCGAATAGCAGCATTAACGTTATCTACTCAGGAACAATGTCTGCTGCTGTAGAAGGAGCCGTAGAGAGCGTTCCTAGCATCGGCTATTCTCTTCTTGACCATAGCGCTAACGCGGATTTCGAACCTTGTAAGCCCTTCGTAAAGAAGATCGCAGAAGCCGTGTTAAAGAATGGAGTTCCCAAAGGCTCTTGTCTCAATGTGAACATCCCGAAACTCCCACTTGAGGAGATTAAAGGAGTTAAGATTTGTCGACAAGCGATGGGTAGTTGGGAAGACGCGTTTGAAAAGCGCCAATCACCTTGGGGAAGCGAATACTACTGGATGACAGGGAAATTCCAAAACCCAGACAAAGGAGAAGATACAGACGAATGGGCCTTGGCTAATGGATATGTTTCTGTGGTGCCAACGCAATTTGACTTAACCAACCACCACGCCATTGGCACCCTTAATCAGTGGGACTTTGATCTATGA
- a CDS encoding T9SS type A sorting domain-containing protein: MWSKLFLTVFALLPGVILAQGQHHLLESMSVRQVDDGVRIDFGIKGGASCTGAQMQRRLGESDFVQVGQIQGVCGGSEFTEYYTIVDSSPINNQEAHYRLILGNQGPTTELSITFIPMTGEVLMYPNPTNGPARVRWSGVDGDVYILRVIDASGHLMHEEQVIAPSTNANFQDLRPGFYILQLIKEGEEPMSYRFLRQ, from the coding sequence ATGTGGTCTAAACTCTTTTTAACGGTATTTGCTCTCCTCCCTGGAGTCATCCTTGCTCAGGGACAGCATCACTTGCTTGAATCGATGTCGGTTCGACAGGTAGATGATGGCGTGCGTATTGATTTTGGGATCAAGGGAGGGGCCAGTTGTACGGGGGCTCAAATGCAACGCCGACTTGGCGAATCTGATTTCGTTCAAGTGGGGCAAATTCAAGGGGTTTGTGGAGGAAGTGAGTTTACTGAATACTATACCATCGTTGATTCTTCTCCGATTAATAATCAAGAAGCACATTATCGCTTGATCTTAGGCAATCAAGGGCCGACAACTGAATTGTCTATTACATTCATCCCGATGACAGGTGAGGTTTTGATGTACCCTAATCCCACGAACGGCCCCGCACGCGTCCGTTGGAGCGGAGTAGATGGGGATGTGTACATCTTGCGTGTTATAGACGCTTCTGGCCATCTTATGCACGAGGAACAGGTAATTGCTCCTTCGACCAATGCGAATTTCCAAGACCTACGACCGGGCTTTTATATCTTGCAACTGATCAAAGAAGGAGAGGAGCCGATGAGCTACCGCTTCCTACGTCAGTAG